A genomic window from Thermococcus sp. EP1 includes:
- a CDS encoding Na+/H+ antiporter NhaC family protein, with protein sequence MADYGILSLLPPLVAIGLAILTKRVLFALFFGVWVGGLLVAGGDPIEATTQTLKWIVFNIASAWEENGQLVTDLWNTRILLFDALIGAGVALIYKAGGMNAIAKAVTKKVKSSKAASLMAAIFGTVIFFDDYTNTIIVGNTMRPITDRARVSREFLAYADDSTAAPVAVLAVVSTWIGYELGLLKDAIASVGESISAYSAWFASWPYRFYPILAIILVYLVAITHRHYGPMLKAEYRARREGKVIRDGAQPMMTTEVDVGMPIEGKENVWVFILPVLALVTMTFLGLWVTGGGSAAYAEGGFQAVLSNADSTWALVWGSFAMVVVAMALVIGMKIMDLKEVEETVVAGMKQMHFAMMILILAWSIKSASDAVGTADYVVRVASNILSPGLVPLVIFIVAAFISFTTGTSWGTFAIMMPIAVPLAYQLSGSFGPVVYASIASVFAGGVFGDHCSPISDTTIMSSMFSGCDHIDHVSTQIPYSLTAAVVGALMLLLFAIGLTNGWLLLAIAIPLLIGLHYLLSEWYGKKVGIPHGKVPLYVVEEELEGKGGAIPKGAVIGEE encoded by the coding sequence ATGGCAGATTATGGGATACTATCTCTTTTGCCACCATTGGTGGCCATAGGTCTAGCAATATTGACAAAAAGAGTACTATTTGCATTATTCTTCGGAGTATGGGTTGGTGGACTCTTAGTCGCAGGGGGAGACCCAATAGAAGCAACAACTCAAACACTTAAATGGATTGTTTTTAATATAGCCTCAGCATGGGAAGAAAACGGCCAACTGGTTACTGATCTCTGGAACACAAGGATATTGCTTTTCGACGCATTGATTGGTGCAGGTGTAGCTTTAATTTATAAAGCAGGTGGAATGAATGCTATTGCAAAGGCCGTAACAAAGAAGGTTAAAAGTAGTAAAGCCGCTTCTTTAATGGCAGCAATCTTTGGAACCGTGATTTTCTTCGATGATTATACAAACACCATTATAGTTGGTAACACAATGAGGCCAATAACAGATAGAGCGAGAGTATCAAGAGAGTTTTTGGCTTATGCTGACGATTCCACAGCTGCCCCTGTAGCAGTTTTAGCCGTTGTTTCAACTTGGATAGGATATGAACTTGGACTCTTGAAAGATGCAATAGCAAGTGTAGGAGAAAGCATAAGTGCCTATTCAGCATGGTTTGCAAGCTGGCCTTATAGATTCTACCCAATATTAGCAATAATCCTAGTTTATCTCGTAGCGATTACTCATAGACATTATGGCCCCATGCTTAAAGCTGAATACAGAGCAAGAAGGGAAGGGAAGGTAATCAGAGATGGGGCTCAACCTATGATGACCACTGAAGTTGATGTTGGAATGCCTATAGAAGGCAAAGAGAATGTGTGGGTATTCATACTCCCCGTGCTAGCATTAGTGACAATGACATTCCTTGGATTATGGGTCACTGGCGGAGGAAGTGCGGCTTATGCTGAAGGGGGCTTCCAAGCTGTTCTTTCAAATGCGGACTCAACTTGGGCCCTTGTATGGGGTTCATTTGCAATGGTTGTTGTCGCAATGGCCCTTGTTATTGGAATGAAAATCATGGACCTCAAAGAAGTTGAAGAAACTGTAGTTGCGGGTATGAAACAGATGCACTTTGCCATGATGATCCTCATCCTCGCCTGGAGTATTAAAAGTGCAAGTGATGCCGTAGGAACTGCAGATTATGTTGTAAGAGTAGCCTCAAATATTCTCTCACCCGGATTAGTCCCATTGGTAATTTTCATTGTCGCAGCCTTCATCTCATTTACCACCGGAACCTCATGGGGAACCTTCGCTATAATGATGCCAATAGCGGTACCTCTAGCTTATCAGCTAAGTGGGAGCTTTGGCCCTGTAGTTTACGCAAGCATAGCATCAGTTTTTGCTGGTGGTGTCTTTGGAGACCACTGCTCACCAATAAGTGATACCACAATCATGAGCTCAATGTTCTCCGGCTGTGATCATATTGATCACGTCAGCACGCAAATTCCATACTCACTTACTGCAGCAGTTGTTGGAGCCTTGATGCTACTATTGTTTGCCATAGGACTAACAAACGGCTGGCTATTACTGGCTATTGCAATACCTCTGCTAATAGGACTCCACTATCTCCTAAGTGAATGGTATGGCAAGAAAGTCGGCATTCCTCATGGAAAAGTACCATTGTATGTGGTAGAAGAAGAACTCGAAGGAAAAGGCGGTGCCATTCCCAAGGGAGCCGTTATAGGGGAAGAATGA
- a CDS encoding HIT domain-containing protein produces MKLLWAPWRIEYIRSPKHNGCIFCDFPKENKDEERLILYKGKNAFIIMNNYPYNPGHVMIAPYRHVGKWEDLTDEELLEIMKLSQLIIKALKKAMNPDGFNMGVNLGRVAGAGIDDHVHLHVVPRWNGDTNFMPVLTNTKVIPESLEEAYKELKKAIDEILASE; encoded by the coding sequence ATGAAACTCCTATGGGCACCATGGCGCATTGAATACATAAGATCCCCTAAACACAATGGCTGTATATTTTGTGATTTCCCAAAGGAAAACAAAGATGAAGAGAGATTGATTCTTTACAAGGGGAAGAATGCATTCATAATTATGAACAATTATCCATACAACCCAGGTCATGTCATGATAGCTCCCTATAGACATGTTGGAAAGTGGGAAGATCTTACCGATGAGGAACTTTTAGAAATTATGAAACTATCCCAGCTTATAATAAAGGCATTGAAAAAAGCCATGAATCCTGATGGTTTTAATATGGGAGTGAATCTTGGGAGAGTTGCTGGGGCCGGAATTGATGATCATGTTCACCTTCATGTTGTCCCAAGATGGAATGGGGACACAAATTTCATGCCGGTATTAACCAACACAAAAGTTATTCCAGAGTCACTTGAGGAGGCGTATAAAGAGCTTAAAAAAGCAATAGATGAGATTTTAGCGAGTGAATGA
- a CDS encoding 2,3-bisphosphoglycerate-independent phosphoglycerate mutase — protein MKRKGILIILDGLGDRPVRELEGKTPLEYAKTPNMDKLAKIGILGQQDPIAPGQPAGSDTAHLAIFGYDPYQTYRGRGFFEALGVGLNLNEDDLAFRVNFATIENGTIIDRRAGRISTEEAHELARAIQENVKISVDFIFVGATGHRAVLVLKGMAKGYKVGENDPHVEGKPPHKFEYEDEESKKVAKILEEFVEKAHRVLEEHPINKKRKEEGKPVANYLLIRGAGTYPNIPMKFTKQWKVKAAAVVATALVKGVARAIGFDVYTPDGATGEYNTNAIAKAKKVVELLNDYDFVFLHFKPTDAAGHDNNPKRKIEMIEMADKMIGYIIENINLEETIIAITGDHSTPCEVKNHSADPVPLLIAGGGVRTDYTESFGERECMHGGIGRIRGKYIVSMMMDLMGRTEKFGA, from the coding sequence ATGAAAAGAAAGGGAATTCTTATCATTCTCGACGGCCTTGGAGATAGACCAGTAAGAGAACTCGAGGGAAAGACTCCCCTTGAGTACGCAAAGACTCCAAATATGGACAAACTTGCAAAAATTGGAATCCTTGGTCAACAAGACCCAATAGCTCCTGGGCAACCCGCTGGGAGTGACACTGCACATCTTGCAATATTTGGTTATGACCCTTATCAAACATACAGGGGCAGAGGGTTTTTTGAGGCCTTAGGGGTAGGTCTAAACCTGAATGAAGATGATCTAGCATTTAGAGTCAACTTTGCAACAATTGAAAACGGAACAATAATAGATAGAAGAGCCGGAAGAATTAGCACTGAAGAAGCTCATGAACTAGCAAGGGCCATCCAAGAAAACGTAAAAATCAGCGTAGATTTTATATTTGTCGGTGCAACTGGCCACAGGGCTGTTCTCGTGCTTAAAGGTATGGCTAAAGGTTACAAAGTGGGAGAAAACGACCCCCACGTAGAAGGAAAACCCCCCCATAAGTTTGAGTATGAAGACGAGGAGAGTAAGAAAGTTGCTAAAATCTTAGAAGAATTTGTAGAGAAAGCTCACAGAGTTCTCGAAGAACACCCAATAAACAAGAAAAGAAAAGAAGAAGGCAAACCCGTTGCTAATTACCTCCTAATAAGGGGAGCAGGAACTTATCCAAATATACCAATGAAATTTACAAAGCAATGGAAAGTTAAAGCAGCTGCTGTAGTTGCCACAGCGTTAGTTAAGGGTGTTGCAAGAGCCATAGGATTTGATGTTTATACTCCCGACGGTGCAACTGGTGAATATAATACTAATGCAATCGCCAAAGCCAAAAAGGTAGTGGAGCTTCTCAACGATTATGACTTTGTATTCCTTCACTTCAAGCCAACAGATGCTGCGGGCCACGACAACAATCCAAAGAGAAAAATAGAAATGATAGAGATGGCCGATAAAATGATAGGATATATTATTGAAAATATCAACTTAGAAGAGACTATAATAGCTATTACGGGGGATCATTCAACCCCATGTGAAGTCAAAAACCACAGTGCTGATCCAGTACCTCTTTTAATAGCAGGTGGTGGTGTTAGAACTGATTACACAGAGAGCTTTGGAGAACGGGAATGCATGCATGGAGGAATAGGGAGAATCAGAGGAAAATACATAGTATCAATGATGATGGATTTAATGGGAAGAACTGAAAAGTTTGGTGCTTAA
- a CDS encoding ThiF family adenylyltransferase translates to MLTEHEIERQDREIKLLGVEAQEKLKSAKVAIVGLGGLGCPVAYYLAAAGVGTLLLIDCERPELSNLDRQILYWEEEVGKDSKVNLAKWKLEHFNSHIKVEISDEKLSEENVTEVLKEVDVVVDCVDNFETRYIIDRYCQKAKVPLVHGGVNGLYGEVTTIVPEETQSLEDIFLGIKDTDNEKMPIFGSLAGIVGTIEAAEVVKIITHCGNLLTNKLLIVDLARDSFETIELSEPLHKK, encoded by the coding sequence ATGCTTACAGAACATGAAATTGAAAGACAGGATAGAGAGATTAAATTATTGGGGGTTGAGGCGCAGGAAAAACTCAAATCTGCAAAAGTGGCCATTGTAGGTCTTGGAGGATTAGGATGTCCTGTGGCTTATTATTTAGCAGCAGCTGGTGTAGGTACTCTTCTGCTCATTGATTGCGAGAGGCCGGAATTGAGCAATTTAGATCGGCAAATTCTCTATTGGGAAGAAGAGGTTGGAAAGGACTCCAAAGTTAATTTAGCTAAATGGAAACTTGAACATTTTAACTCTCATATAAAAGTGGAAATATCTGATGAAAAATTGTCAGAAGAGAATGTGACTGAAGTGTTAAAAGAAGTTGACGTAGTGGTCGACTGTGTTGATAACTTTGAGACTCGGTATATCATAGATAGATACTGTCAAAAAGCAAAAGTCCCGTTAGTGCATGGGGGAGTTAACGGACTTTATGGTGAAGTTACCACAATTGTTCCTGAGGAAACTCAGAGTTTAGAAGATATTTTTTTGGGTATTAAGGATACGGATAATGAAAAAATGCCTATTTTTGGATCACTTGCAGGAATCGTGGGTACTATAGAGGCTGCTGAAGTTGTGAAGATCATAACTCATTGTGGAAATCTTTTAACAAATAAACTGCTTATCGTTGATCTGGCAAGAGATTCGTTTGAAACAATAGAACTCAGTGAACCTTTACATAAGAAATGA
- a CDS encoding uracil-DNA glycosylase family protein produces the protein MLLRFDTLKKVGDVYINPKNFKIMPLVLRNWRDFLSLDERVYGIYSRTIYNPSQRFLVITPEDEKKVIRLVELYSEFIENPTNFCHEEYYQYQVEVKRFEGLPFANGWVGSRIVLVGEAPGRKGCGLTGICFYRDVSGMLLRKVLFSLGVNPDFVYITNIVKCNPPENKFKGFSKKELSLLEKELKIVQPKGIFAIGRTAYKALKKLGVESTYLRHPAWYVRRGIRDPNDQMLVEYEIIRKFLDKSENMPLTQFLPERTGLQKKNRMDKMQKK, from the coding sequence ATGTTGTTACGGTTTGACACTCTTAAGAAAGTGGGAGACGTTTACATAAATCCCAAAAATTTTAAGATAATGCCGCTTGTTTTGAGGAATTGGAGGGATTTCTTGTCATTAGATGAAAGGGTTTATGGAATTTACTCCAGGACTATATACAACCCCTCACAAAGATTCTTGGTTATAACCCCCGAGGATGAGAAAAAGGTTATTCGCCTTGTGGAGCTTTATAGCGAGTTTATAGAAAATCCTACAAACTTTTGTCATGAAGAGTACTACCAATACCAGGTTGAGGTGAAAAGGTTTGAGGGGTTACCATTTGCTAATGGATGGGTCGGTTCACGAATAGTTCTGGTTGGAGAAGCACCAGGAAGAAAAGGATGTGGTTTAACTGGGATATGTTTTTATAGGGATGTCTCGGGAATGCTTCTTCGAAAGGTGCTTTTTTCTCTTGGGGTGAATCCAGATTTTGTCTACATAACGAACATTGTGAAATGTAATCCTCCTGAAAATAAGTTTAAAGGTTTTAGTAAGAAAGAATTATCTCTCTTAGAGAAAGAACTTAAAATAGTACAACCAAAGGGGATTTTTGCTATTGGGCGGACCGCATATAAGGCTCTAAAAAAGCTGGGTGTTGAGTCCACGTATCTAAGGCATCCAGCGTGGTATGTGCGTAGAGGAATTAGGGATCCAAATGATCAGATGCTTGTGGAGTATGAAATTATCAGGAAATTTCTAGATAAGTCGGAGAATATGCCTCTGACACAATTCTTACCTGAAAGAACCGGTCTCCAGAAGAAAAATAGAATGGATAAAATGCAAAAGAAATAG
- a CDS encoding ABC transporter substrate-binding protein — protein sequence MKKTMFIALLLVFGVFIAGCVNQAPSTGTQTTQEQTTSQETQTTTTPIEKYPLKVVDFANREVTIESEPERIVSLAPSITETLYFIGALDKVIGITKWDNYPENVQEGRTVVGDMDPNIEVIASLNPDLIIALSYHIRYLDQLEKIAPVVIVEPQSIEGIYKALELLGNVTNRPEQAQEVIIDMKNKIEDIQKKVEGKRKPKVFYIVWGDPLMTAGNGTFINELLTLAGGDNIFGDVQGWAQVSIEEVIARNPEVIILPPSAGITANELCQGALANTDAVKNGNVYTLSNDDIISRQSPRIVEGLEEIAMFLYPEEFNLEVQPLVCESIAG from the coding sequence ATGAAGAAAACCATGTTTATAGCACTGTTGCTTGTGTTCGGAGTGTTCATTGCTGGATGTGTGAATCAAGCTCCTAGTACGGGAACACAAACCACTCAGGAGCAAACCACTTCACAAGAAACTCAAACAACAACCACTCCCATTGAAAAGTACCCTCTAAAAGTTGTGGACTTTGCCAATAGAGAGGTGACAATAGAAAGCGAACCAGAGCGTATTGTGTCTCTTGCCCCAAGCATTACAGAGACTCTCTATTTTATTGGGGCGTTGGATAAAGTTATTGGAATCACAAAATGGGATAACTATCCAGAAAATGTTCAAGAAGGTCGAACAGTGGTTGGAGATATGGATCCTAACATTGAAGTGATTGCCTCTTTAAATCCAGACCTAATAATTGCCCTCTCCTATCACATCAGGTATTTAGATCAATTGGAGAAAATAGCGCCTGTCGTGATAGTAGAGCCCCAAAGTATAGAAGGGATCTATAAGGCCCTTGAACTTCTTGGAAATGTTACAAATAGGCCAGAACAAGCCCAAGAAGTGATTATTGACATGAAAAATAAAATAGAAGACATACAGAAAAAAGTAGAGGGTAAGAGAAAACCCAAAGTGTTTTACATTGTATGGGGAGACCCTCTGATGACAGCAGGCAATGGAACTTTCATTAATGAGTTATTAACTCTTGCAGGTGGGGATAATATCTTTGGCGACGTTCAGGGATGGGCTCAGGTAAGCATTGAGGAAGTCATTGCTAGAAATCCTGAGGTGATAATTCTTCCTCCAAGCGCTGGTATAACAGCAAATGAGTTATGCCAAGGAGCTCTTGCCAATACAGACGCGGTGAAAAATGGGAATGTTTATACTTTAAGTAATGACGACATAATCTCACGACAAAGCCCAAGGATTGTAGAGGGCTTAGAAGAGATCGCCATGTTTTTGTACCCAGAAGAGTTTAACTTGGAAGTTCAACCTTTAGTTTGTGAGTCTATCGCAGGTTAA
- a CDS encoding 50S ribosomal protein L16, whose protein sequence is MALRPAKIDRYVDKPAYTRREYIRGAPGPRITIFDMGNPAGDFEFEVSLHTAEPVQIRQNALEAARTQLNRFLSKNVGRSNFHYKIRVYPFQILRENPMATGRKADRYGNGMRRPFGKPIGLAARLKKDQKILTVRVNRQHLKFALAAMKRASMKFPCKCYYRIYDKEGNDVTTKVLSTL, encoded by the coding sequence ATGGCTTTGAGACCAGCTAAGATTGACAGATACGTTGACAAACCTGCTTACACAAGAAGGGAGTACATTAGAGGTGCTCCTGGTCCGAGAATTACCATATTCGACATGGGAAATCCTGCTGGAGATTTTGAGTTTGAAGTTAGCCTTCATACAGCAGAACCAGTCCAGATTAGACAAAATGCCCTTGAAGCCGCAAGAACCCAACTTAATAGATTCCTTAGCAAAAACGTTGGTAGAAGCAACTTCCACTATAAGATTAGAGTTTACCCATTCCAAATACTCAGAGAGAACCCAATGGCAACTGGAAGAAAGGCCGACCGTTATGGAAATGGTATGAGAAGACCATTTGGAAAGCCAATTGGGCTTGCAGCAAGACTGAAAAAGGACCAAAAGATCCTTACAGTTAGAGTTAACAGACAACACCTCAAATTTGCCCTTGCTGCCATGAAAAGGGCAAGCATGAAATTCCCATGCAAGTGCTATTACAGAATCTATGATAAGGAAGGGAATGATGTTACAACCAAAGTACTTTCAACACTTTAG